The following coding sequences are from one Eucalyptus grandis isolate ANBG69807.140 chromosome 11, ASM1654582v1, whole genome shotgun sequence window:
- the LOC104425679 gene encoding probable sodium/metabolite cotransporter BASS3, chloroplastic isoform X3 yields the protein MASVPVLSPAPSTAPPRLLAVSRRSARPTSVSPPPSSSAPSCSSPSCSCSVSTSIRQRRRTLGNGGLSAYACSTSFFIGRVGLQRREGNVSLLSFGNKQHVISEVDRTDSSQVLSAMLPFVVAATAIAALAQPATFTWVSRELYAPALGGIMLSIGIRLSIDDFALAFKRPLPLSIGFIAQYVLKPVLGVLVAQAFGISHMFYAGFVLTACVAGAQLSSYASFLSKGDVALSILLTSCTTIASVLVTPILTGLLIGSVVPVDAVAMSKSILQVVLVPITFGLLLNTYAKPVVSILQPVMPLVAMVCTSLCIGSPLAINQSQILSREGLRLVLPVLTFHAVAFTLGYWISKLPALSY from the exons ATGGCTTCAGTTCCAGTTCTCTCTCCGGCTCCGTCCACCGCCCCGCCGAGACTTCTCGCCGTATCTCGTCGCTCCGCAAGACCGACTTCcgtctctcctcctccttcttcttctgctccttCTTGTTCCTCACCGTCTTGTTCGTGTTCGGTTTCGACTTCAATCCGCCAGCGACGGAGAACCCTCGGCAATGGCGGCTTATCCGCGTACGCGTGCTCGACGTCGTTTTTCATCGGGAGAGTCGGACTGCAGAGACGAGAAGGCAATGTCTCGTTGCTCTCGTTCGGGAACAAACAGCACGTCATCTCCGAAGTCGATAGAACCGATTCGTCTCAGGTTTTGTCCGCGATGCTTCCGTTCGTCGTCGCTGCTACGGCGATTGCTGCTCTTGCTCAGCCGGCGACTTTTACTTG GGTATCCAGGGAGTTGTATGCCCCTGCTCTTGGTGGGATTATGTTGTCGATAGGAATCAGGCTTTCAATCGATGATTTTGCTCTTGCTTTTAAAAG ACCTTTACCACTATCTATCGGGTTCATCGCGCAGTATGTTCTAAAACCGGTCCTCGGGGTGTTAGTTGCCCAGGCATTTGGGATATCTCACATGTTTTATGCTGGTTTTGTCCTCACAGCTTGTGTTGCGGGGGCTCAGCTATCTAGTTATGCGAGTTTCTTGAGTAAGGGCGATGTGGCCTTGAGCATTCTGCTCACCAGCTGCACCACTATTGCATCGGTTCTTGTTACACCTATCCTAACAGGTCTTCTAATTGGATCAGTTGTACCAGTTGATGCTGTTGCCATGTCCAAGTCAATATTGCAG GTTGTTCTTGTACCCATAACTTTTGGCCTTCTGCTCAATACCTATGCAAAACCAGTCGTTTCTATTCTTCAACCTGTGATGCCATTAGTTGCTATGGTTTGCACTTCATTGTGTATTGGGAGCCCGTTAGCAATTAACCAGAGCCAGATTTTGTCTAGAGAGGGTTTGCGCCTGGTTCTTCCAGTGTTGACATTCCATGCGGTGGCTTTCACTTTAGGTTACTGGATCTCCAAATTGCCAGCTCTGAG TTATTAG
- the LOC104425679 gene encoding probable sodium/metabolite cotransporter BASS3, chloroplastic isoform X2 — protein sequence MASVPVLSPAPSTAPPRLLAVSRRSARPTSVSPPPSSSAPSCSSPSCSCSVSTSIRQRRRTLGNGGLSAYACSTSFFIGRVGLQRREGNVSLLSFGNKQHVISEVDRTDSSQVLSAMLPFVVAATAIAALAQPATFTWVSRELYAPALGGIMLSIGIRLSIDDFALAFKRPLPLSIGFIAQYVLKPVLGVLVAQAFGISHMFYAGFVLTACVAGAQLSSYASFLSKGDVALSILLTSCTTIASVLVTPILTGLLIGSVVPVDAVAMSKSILQVVLVPITFGLLLNTYAKPVVSILQPVMPLVAMVCTSLCIGSPLAINQSQILSREGLRLVLPVLTFHAVAFTLGYWISKLPALRSMDWFM from the exons ATGGCTTCAGTTCCAGTTCTCTCTCCGGCTCCGTCCACCGCCCCGCCGAGACTTCTCGCCGTATCTCGTCGCTCCGCAAGACCGACTTCcgtctctcctcctccttcttcttctgctccttCTTGTTCCTCACCGTCTTGTTCGTGTTCGGTTTCGACTTCAATCCGCCAGCGACGGAGAACCCTCGGCAATGGCGGCTTATCCGCGTACGCGTGCTCGACGTCGTTTTTCATCGGGAGAGTCGGACTGCAGAGACGAGAAGGCAATGTCTCGTTGCTCTCGTTCGGGAACAAACAGCACGTCATCTCCGAAGTCGATAGAACCGATTCGTCTCAGGTTTTGTCCGCGATGCTTCCGTTCGTCGTCGCTGCTACGGCGATTGCTGCTCTTGCTCAGCCGGCGACTTTTACTTG GGTATCCAGGGAGTTGTATGCCCCTGCTCTTGGTGGGATTATGTTGTCGATAGGAATCAGGCTTTCAATCGATGATTTTGCTCTTGCTTTTAAAAG ACCTTTACCACTATCTATCGGGTTCATCGCGCAGTATGTTCTAAAACCGGTCCTCGGGGTGTTAGTTGCCCAGGCATTTGGGATATCTCACATGTTTTATGCTGGTTTTGTCCTCACAGCTTGTGTTGCGGGGGCTCAGCTATCTAGTTATGCGAGTTTCTTGAGTAAGGGCGATGTGGCCTTGAGCATTCTGCTCACCAGCTGCACCACTATTGCATCGGTTCTTGTTACACCTATCCTAACAGGTCTTCTAATTGGATCAGTTGTACCAGTTGATGCTGTTGCCATGTCCAAGTCAATATTGCAG GTTGTTCTTGTACCCATAACTTTTGGCCTTCTGCTCAATACCTATGCAAAACCAGTCGTTTCTATTCTTCAACCTGTGATGCCATTAGTTGCTATGGTTTGCACTTCATTGTGTATTGGGAGCCCGTTAGCAATTAACCAGAGCCAGATTTTGTCTAGAGAGGGTTTGCGCCTGGTTCTTCCAGTGTTGACATTCCATGCGGTGGCTTTCACTTTAGGTTACTGGATCTCCAAATTGCCAGCTCTGAG GAGTATGGACTGGTTCATGTAA
- the LOC104425679 gene encoding probable sodium/metabolite cotransporter BASS3, chloroplastic isoform X1, whose translation MASVPVLSPAPSTAPPRLLAVSRRSARPTSVSPPPSSSAPSCSSPSCSCSVSTSIRQRRRTLGNGGLSAYACSTSFFIGRVGLQRREGNVSLLSFGNKQHVISEVDRTDSSQVLSAMLPFVVAATAIAALAQPATFTWVSRELYAPALGGIMLSIGIRLSIDDFALAFKRPLPLSIGFIAQYVLKPVLGVLVAQAFGISHMFYAGFVLTACVAGAQLSSYASFLSKGDVALSILLTSCTTIASVLVTPILTGLLIGSVVPVDAVAMSKSILQVVLVPITFGLLLNTYAKPVVSILQPVMPLVAMVCTSLCIGSPLAINQSQILSREGLRLVLPVLTFHAVAFTLGYWISKLPALRQEEEVGRTISLCTGMQSSTLAGLLASQFLGSSQAVPPACSVVAMAIMGLCLASFWGCGSRIRDLPSLINPRVGSSVELQQ comes from the exons ATGGCTTCAGTTCCAGTTCTCTCTCCGGCTCCGTCCACCGCCCCGCCGAGACTTCTCGCCGTATCTCGTCGCTCCGCAAGACCGACTTCcgtctctcctcctccttcttcttctgctccttCTTGTTCCTCACCGTCTTGTTCGTGTTCGGTTTCGACTTCAATCCGCCAGCGACGGAGAACCCTCGGCAATGGCGGCTTATCCGCGTACGCGTGCTCGACGTCGTTTTTCATCGGGAGAGTCGGACTGCAGAGACGAGAAGGCAATGTCTCGTTGCTCTCGTTCGGGAACAAACAGCACGTCATCTCCGAAGTCGATAGAACCGATTCGTCTCAGGTTTTGTCCGCGATGCTTCCGTTCGTCGTCGCTGCTACGGCGATTGCTGCTCTTGCTCAGCCGGCGACTTTTACTTG GGTATCCAGGGAGTTGTATGCCCCTGCTCTTGGTGGGATTATGTTGTCGATAGGAATCAGGCTTTCAATCGATGATTTTGCTCTTGCTTTTAAAAG ACCTTTACCACTATCTATCGGGTTCATCGCGCAGTATGTTCTAAAACCGGTCCTCGGGGTGTTAGTTGCCCAGGCATTTGGGATATCTCACATGTTTTATGCTGGTTTTGTCCTCACAGCTTGTGTTGCGGGGGCTCAGCTATCTAGTTATGCGAGTTTCTTGAGTAAGGGCGATGTGGCCTTGAGCATTCTGCTCACCAGCTGCACCACTATTGCATCGGTTCTTGTTACACCTATCCTAACAGGTCTTCTAATTGGATCAGTTGTACCAGTTGATGCTGTTGCCATGTCCAAGTCAATATTGCAG GTTGTTCTTGTACCCATAACTTTTGGCCTTCTGCTCAATACCTATGCAAAACCAGTCGTTTCTATTCTTCAACCTGTGATGCCATTAGTTGCTATGGTTTGCACTTCATTGTGTATTGGGAGCCCGTTAGCAATTAACCAGAGCCAGATTTTGTCTAGAGAGGGTTTGCGCCTGGTTCTTCCAGTGTTGACATTCCATGCGGTGGCTTTCACTTTAGGTTACTGGATCTCCAAATTGCCAGCTCTGAG gcaagaagaagaagtcggGCGGACAATATCTTTATGCACAGGAATGCAGAGTTCCACTCTCGCTGGCCTTCTAGCATCCCAATTTCTTGGCAGCAGTCAGGCCGTCCCGCCAGCGTGTTCAGTAGTTGCCATGGCTATCATGGGACTGTGCCTTGCCTCTTTCTGGGGCTGTGGTTCACGGATTAGAGACCTACCGTCATTAATCAATCCACGAGTTGGTTCTTCAGTGGAGTTGCAACAATAG
- the LOC104425680 gene encoding fimbrin-2: protein MSGYVGILVSDPWLQNQFTQVELRSLKTHFMSMRRENGKLTLGDLPSKMSRLKVVGESLTEDEREAFIQDLYQNMQDEVDFELFLRVYSKLQAHATDRRGSGAKSSSAFLKAATTTLLHTISESEKASYVEHINNYLKEDEFLKKYLPIDPSTNNLFEIAKDGVLLCKLINVAVPGTIDERAINTKRLLNPWERNENHTLCLNSAKAIGCTVVNIGTQDFIEGRRHLVLGVISQIIKIQLLADLNLKKTPQLVELVEDSKDVEELMSLPPEKILLRWMNFQLKKANYKKIVTNFSSDVKDAEAYAHLLNVLAPEHVDSSVFTVKNPLERAKLVLQHADRMGCKRYLTAKDIVEGSPNLNLAFVAHIFQHRNGLSTQTKQISFLETSPEDTQVSREEKAFRFWINSFGNSTYIDNVFEDLRNGWVLLETLDKVSPGIVNWKLANKPPIKMPFKKVENCNQVVKLGKQLKFSLVNVAGNDIVQGNKKLILAYLWQLMRYNILQLLKNLRFRSNGKEITDADILEWANTKVRNTGSKSQINSFKDRSLSDGIFFLDLLSAVQPRAVNWSLVTRGVTDEEKKMNATYIISIARKLGCSIFLLPEDITEVNQKMILTLTASIMHWFLNQPVEERPSTTSDSETGSQLDTTSNSTMDDSGSESSTECGSI, encoded by the exons ATGTCCGGTTACGTCGGCATTCTGGTGTCCGATCCATGGCTCCAGAACCAGTTCACCCAAGTCGAGCTTCGCAGCTTGAAGACGCAC TTTATGAGCATGAGGAGGGAGAACGGGAAGCTTACGCTTGGAGACTTACCTTCCAAGATGTCGAGATTGAAAGTAGTCGGAGAGAGCCTGACTGAGGATGAGAGAGAAGCTTTTATTCAGGATTTGTATCAGAACATGCAGGATGAGGTGGATTTCGAGCTCTTTCTCAGG GTCTACTCGAAACTGCAAGCACACGCGACTGACAGAAGAGGTAGTGGCGCAAAAAGTTCATCCGCATTCCTAAAGGCTGCTACTACCACGCTGCTCCACACAATAAGTGAGTCTGAGAAGGCATCTTATGTCGAGCATATTAATAATTACCTCAAGGAAGATGAGTTCTTGAAGAAGTATCTGCCCATAGACCCTTCAACCAATAATCTCTTTGAGATTGCAAAGGACGGCGTTCTTCTTTG CAAGCTTATCAATGTGGCAGTTCCTGGGACAATAGATGAGCGTGCCATCAATACTAAGAGATTGCTCAATCCAtgggaaagaaatgaaaatcacACACTTTGCCTAAATTCTGCCAAGGCTATTGGATGTACCGTTGTAAATATAGGGACTCAAGACTTCATTGAAGGAAGG CGCCATCTTGTCCTTGGTGTGATTTCACAAATCATAAAG ATACAATTATTGGCTGATCTCAACTTGAAGAAAACACCTCAGTTGGTGGAGTTGGTCGAAGATAGTAAG GATGTTGAAGAGTTGATGAGTCTACCTCCAGAGAAAATCTTGTTGAGATGGATGAACTTTCAGTTGAAGAAAGCAAATTACAAGAAAATAGTAACAAACTTCTCTTCTGATGTAAAG GATGCTGAGGCCTATGCTCACCTCTTAAATGTTCTTGCTCCGGAGCACGTTGATTCATCTGTATTCACAGTAAAAAATCCTCTAGAAAGAGCGAAGTTAGTTCTTCAGCATGCAGATAGGATGGGTTGCAAGAGATACCTAACTGCAAAAGATATTGTTGAAGGGTCTCCGAATCTCAATCTTGCTTTTGTAGCCCATATTTTCCAACATAG GAATGGGCTGTCAACCCAGACAAAACAGATATCATTTCTTGAAACTTCTCCAGAGGACACCCAAGTATCTAGAGAAGAAAAAGCATTTCGCTTTTGGATAAACAGTTTTGGAAATTCAACATACATAGACAACGTCTTTGAAGATCTTAGAAATGG GTGGGTATTGTTGGAAACACTGGACAAAGTATCACCAGGAATTGTCAACTGGAAGCTTGCAAATAAGCCCCCGATTAAAATGCCATTCAAGAAAGTAGAGAACTGTAACCAAGTTGTCAAATTAGGAAAACAGTTGAAGTTTTCCTTGGTTAATGTTGCTGGCAACGATATAGTTCAGGGGAATAAGAAATTGATATTGG cTTATTTATGGCAATTGATGCGATACAACATCCTACAACTTTTAAAGAATTTGAGATTTCGTTCTAATGGAAAGGAGATCACTGATGCTGATATCCTAGAATGGGCCAACACCAAAGTGAGGAACACGGGAAGTAAGAGCCAAATAAATAGTTTTAAG GATAGGAGTTTGTCTGATGGCATATTTTTCCTGGATCTTTTAAGTGCTGTGCAGCCAAGAGCTGTAAACTGGAGTCTTGTTACAAGAGGAGTAACGG atgaagagaaaaagatgaaTGCTACCTACATCATAAGCATTGCGAGGAAGCTTGGATGCTCGATATTTCTTCTTCCAGAAGATATAACTGAG GTGAACCAGAAGATGATTTTGACGTTAACTGCAAGTATCATGCATTGGTTCTTGAATCAACCCGTTGAAGAAAGACCGTCTACGACTTCCGATAGCGAGACCGGAAGCCAGCTAGATACAACCTCGAATTCGACAATGGATGACTCTGGCTCCGAGTCTTCTACCGAATGTGGGAGCATTTAA